DNA from Tripterygium wilfordii isolate XIE 37 chromosome 15, ASM1340144v1, whole genome shotgun sequence:
CAGTTTGGACAAGGCTTGGATGATGATTCTTTGATGGTAAGATATACAATCTCCCATCAGAAAAACCTAGACCAGAGAATGTAAACAAACCTTATTTGATTGGCGTACCAATAACCTTTATGACAAATAATGCCCTCTTTGCAAGTAATGTCTAGAGTCGGTCCATCATACCCAACTTCATTGTGAGTGCACTAATAGATTTTGCGAATTGAGGCTGAAAATTATGGGAATTGCTTAAGTAAGGACCCTTTGCATGGAGGATGAATTAAAAGTGTTGAAATACACCAACACGTCTAAGAATCAAAGGGTATCGGAGGATTCTGCCCCTttcacaataatatatatatatatagaaaaggaACCATAAGAGTTCACCAAGGAGAGGAGCCATCTATGTTGGACATCAGGTATATGTGGTTTTATACCCTTCTTTATTTGGGtaaagttgaaaagaaaattagacTGACATATATTAATTGATGCTATAGATTCTTTATCCTATTAATTCTTgtaaaaaaaaggtgaaagggAGGCACCCCCTTGGAGCCATTTATTTCCATAAAATTTATAGCATCCttcaaatagaaaaaagaaaacaaaaatcactAGAATATTACCGGTGCAAATTGTTGAGGCATATTCATAGCACCAGGAACAGTGGCCTCAGCCGTTGCACCAGTAACAAAAACATCTTTGGGTTGCCCAGCAATTAGGAGGCATAATGTCCGCAATGGTGATCCTGCTACCAGTTGGAGTAATGCCATTTGCTTCACCGTTTCAACATAGAACTGCATGATATCCAAACAGCCACCAACATCATAGGCATGCACACAAATAAACACACACGAATGTGCAGGCGAGAGATGAAGTGGATGGGTAACtgaaaaaacttcaaataaacttgatttctcCTCTATAAAATTATCATAAGGTCAAAGGCAAGAACAAACCTGCTCACCAAGTTGCGAGGCTAGAACAAGTGCAGGACCCCACAATTGACCTTCTTGAGCACATTGCAAAGCCTCTATTTTTCTACCAGAAACCAACAGATTCTGTACCTCAGAAGCAGTTGCCTAAAAATGGATCGAGATTTAGCAAAATTAGAGAATGAAATGAGTGACAGACTCAAGTCTCAAGGTAATACATTGCATACCCGTATTTGTCCTTCAGATGGAAAATTCATTACACACTGGTTAAGAGCCCCATACTGACTGTATTGGTTACCATTCCTCTTGGCATATGCAAAAAGTTTAGCAACTGAAGTTTCTGGAATATCACTCTCCTGAcaagtacaaaaaaaaattaggaatgACAAATGCCCTTTAGTTTTCTGATGGCTTtctaataatataattacttctGAACTATATTCCTAATAATTGCTGAGAAGCTCCGCAAATGGGGGGAAACCAAGGACCATCTCAAAATGTATCGCTGGATAGAGAAATTGAACCACCAGAAATTCATAGAGCTACAGTTGACAGTAATGCACAACATACTTGTAACAGCAttacttttcttattttgtcaAATGATACTGTCATACCAAATTCTCTCCAGTTACTTTAAGAATCACCAGAAGGATGCAGAGCTCTCTTAGTGGTCTCGTTTCTTAAAAGAAGATTGTTCAACAATTTAAGACGTAAATAAGCATTTGGGGGAGGGTGAGAGGGCTTTATTTAATTTGTGTTGTtcagtaaattcaaaattatatcATAAGGCTCTGAGAGGTGCCGAGCCGGAGCAAAAACTCATTTGCATAATAAGAATCCAGAAAATCAAGCGAGGCACTACAtgacaaaaaattattttcaaattccAGAAAATAATGGACAATAGATGATTACATGTATTAGCAAAGTGATAATAACATACACAAGTAATTTGACCCGTTAAAAGGTGCAGCATGAACACTTCAGAATCAGAACAGAAAGGGATAAAATATTAGATCAGAAGCAATATATTAAATGCTTAATAACAACAATGATTTTGCATTAATCTTAAAGAGGCCTGGGCCGCTTGGCCCAGTGGGAAGCATCTAATAAAAACACACAACATAAAGCCAAAACACATGTACAAATTTTGGATTATGATAATTTAACCAAGAGAAGCTTAATTGACGAATAACTTGAGGCCAAAAAAGCAACTTACTCCCAATGCAGTGTCAGTGCCAAAAGGAGATCTAAGTTTTCCATAATGTTGGCATGCTATTTTAAGCAACGAGAGAAGCAACTTCAGCACTTCGCCTTTTCTAAAATCCATGTCAGGGGAGCTACAGTTAGAAATCCTCTCATCAATCCATTTATTTAGCTCTTTGTTTCCTACATTCCCACCAACAAGAGGGCCAGGAAAAGATTGGTGGCACAGAGCATGAAAATAATCACAAGTGGGCGCTCCAATATTTGAGGCATCATTATTCGCTGTTACAACTTCCATCAAATTCAGCACAGAAATTGTGCCTCCTACAGAGTTCTTCACATAAAACAAAGATGATTAGTCCTCCAGTGAAGCCATCAATTCATTATTCAAACGAAAGAGTGAAAGAAGGTTCCATAACCGACACTAATGAGTTAACTTTGGAGAAATTAATTTTTGAGAAACCAAATAAATATTGAAAGGCTTACCTGGCCACCATAGGAAGAGTTGAGTGAAGTAGTCTCTTTCATTACTATGAGCTTCCCACCAAACCCAAAAGTAACCAAAGCATGTGGAGGGCGACCAGCAGATGATTGCCCCACATTGGGAGCATAAGTAAACTGCTGACTACTCTGAAATGATTGCTGGCCTATATTTACAGGCTTTTGACTGTCATAGTAATCATTTGAAAAATGAACTTGTTCATTCTGTTTAACATTCGTCTGATCAAAATGTGTACTCAAATTTCTAGGAACAAACCCTTGTGAGCTAATGAACCCATTAGCCTCAGCATGTCCTCGACTTGGTGTCTCATAAGACAAACCGGTGCTTAAAGTATTAAAAGACTCCTGCTGATCCACATGGTTTTTTACAGAAACCTGAGCGTCGTAAGAAACCTCCGGCTGCTTATTTCCACTGTAACTTGAAAAGACCTCAGTCTTAGTTACTTTATCAGGTTGCCACATGTTAAAACCCTGCTGACTGTAATTAGCATATGAATCAGTCCAGCTACCACGTTGGTTATGGCTAATATGATTTTGAGACCCATAGTCATTAGTTTGCCCTTGTTCACCAGACATACCAGTACTATTCTGAGAATGAGAACCAGTAGAAGTAGGCCCGTTCTGATTCTGTGGGTCATGAGCTTGTGCTTCAAATGAACTTGATTGAGCAGCTGAAGTATAGCTCTCCAATGAGCGCCATTCTTGGGCAATTGTGTCATAATACCAGCCCGGGTATTGAGgatcaaaaatcatatgctcTGGGTAACCATTGTTCCCTTGTGAAACCTGGTTCCAGCTAGACACACTTTGGCTAGTGTTAGTCCCGGTCACAGTTCCTACGACTGACTGTGCACTTTGTTGCATATAATTAACCTCTGATTTCCAATCAACAGCAGTCCAATCACTGACCGAACTAGCATCATGGGCCCCTTGGACATTTGCCGTGGCATCATAGCCTTCAACCTGATACCATCGCCCTGTACTTGGATCATATTTCCAACCTGGATACATATTCTCCCAGTACTGACTGCTATTCAGATCCTGCCCATTTGTATCAAAAACTTGACCATCTTGGTATTGTGCATAATTGGCTGAATCACCCACCACATTTGCTTCATATCCTTCATTATTGGAGACAATCTTGGCTTCATTACTCGCAGTCTCATTATCCCCCAAATCGCCAAAAAGATCCGAGTAAGACCCAAACCCATGACTGTCATTTTGCTCCGAATCAGCATAAAAAGAATTCCAGCCCACCTCCTTAACTGCCCCAGGAGCTCCAGATCCACTTTTGCTTACTCTCAAATCCATATCACTCTTATCCACGTTGTTTTCAAGACTAGACTCAATTATGCTGTCAACAGCTTGCGGATTTGAGTTACTCTCTTCTTCTGCGGGGACCTCCAACGATCCAGCCGTGGCATCCAGAGAGACATTCTCTTTTTTGGGCTCCTCGAACCCTCCCTCACCGCCCGACTCCTCACCTAAACTGAGATTCGAGAACGCCCTGGCATCATCAGAATCGTTACCCTCTGTAGATTTTGGGGCCGAATCGGCGGTGGCAGTGGGTCCGAAATCGTCATCAACCAATTTGTCGAAGAAATCCTCATCCGTCTGATCCTCCACTTGGAATGGAGGATTCGAAGCCATCGATTACCCAAACGTTTAACGACCTCCTCAACGCTCCTATGGAACCCAACACCAATTCAATCCCCACAATTCACCACAAAAATCACCTTCTTCCGATTAAAAGGCTCGAAATTCGAGCTCCAACAACATACACACCCTCAAGATCAGACCGAAAAAGACACATATACCTCGAAATCAACCTAACAGACGACAAATATAAGCAAACCGAGCATGATCTAGGGATTCCTAATTCTCTTAGAATCTAATACAAAATGAACCACCAAAATTTCGCAATCTTTCGACTCTACTCGCATTGGAGAAAAACAGATTTCAATTTTAAATAATACGATAAATAACTTACCGATCTAGGAAAGATGTTTTGAGCGATAATCGAAGATGAAGAAAtggagagagaaataggagagcaATCGGATTCGCACCGCCACCCACAACTACATGAGCATcgttttttttccaatttcagtttattttttaattttcttctgtTTGAGTAATTGTGTCTGTGgatctgttttatttttatttttattgaatatttaaaaatgCATTATTAATTTTACCGCCAGATGATGAGGAATAATTTCCTATTTTCACTGGActgtaattaactaattatgtGGTTTTCACTTCAATTAACCAAAACCCCTATTTCTTAGGCCATGTTTGTGCTACAATTTTAACCTTACAATAATTCAACATTCATCATTTATAGGAAAAATACCCAAATCTAGCATTTATATAAAACTTAGGAGGTCTAAATTTGATTCCTACCTAAAGTAATATACTTTTGTGGCCATACGTTGAATTTTATGTGAATTTACCATGTTTGTCAAGTAAAAACTCATGTACGCACAAACTTAACAATCGGCGTTTAGACCCGTCCAAATTTGGACATATGATGTCGTTTTCGATTGTCGAAAAAGTAAACTAAAAATTGTCCCATAaatgatttcttatttttcttttgagtcTACTAGTAGGAATTTATATATCTTTTTGGGGGCCCATATCATCTGAATTCTACCTCATTCAATACAAAGGACCAATAGATACCCAATCCATGTGCATGTGTGAGTGAATGTCAAAGTTGAGAACGAACTTCCTGACCATAAAATGGAAAATGAGCTTCAATTGCGTGGGAGTGTGAGGTTTTTGACGGAATTGGTTTTGGTAGAATGGCAGGCTAATGTTTATGGCAGCATGACATACATGTGAAATGTTTGTCACTTATAATTTTGAGTGTGgcctttttaaaattatttgttctatactgtatttcttttttgtc
Protein-coding regions in this window:
- the LOC120016394 gene encoding protein transport protein SEC16B homolog, translating into MASNPPFQVEDQTDEDFFDKLVDDDFGPTATADSAPKSTEGNDSDDARAFSNLSLGEESGGEGGFEEPKKENVSLDATAGSLEVPAEEESNSNPQAVDSIIESSLENNVDKSDMDLRVSKSGSGAPGAVKEVGWNSFYADSEQNDSHGFGSYSDLFGDLGDNETASNEAKIVSNNEGYEANVVGDSANYAQYQDGQVFDTNGQDLNSSQYWENMYPGWKYDPSTGRWYQVEGYDATANVQGAHDASSVSDWTAVDWKSEVNYMQQSAQSVVGTVTGTNTSQSVSSWNQVSQGNNGYPEHMIFDPQYPGWYYDTIAQEWRSLESYTSAAQSSSFEAQAHDPQNQNGPTSTGSHSQNSTGMSGEQGQTNDYGSQNHISHNQRGSWTDSYANYSQQGFNMWQPDKVTKTEVFSSYSGNKQPEVSYDAQVSVKNHVDQQESFNTLSTGLSYETPSRGHAEANGFISSQGFVPRNLSTHFDQTNVKQNEQVHFSNDYYDSQKPVNIGQQSFQSSQQFTYAPNVGQSSAGRPPHALVTFGFGGKLIVMKETTSLNSSYGGQNSVGGTISVLNLMEVVTANNDASNIGAPTCDYFHALCHQSFPGPLVGGNVGNKELNKWIDERISNCSSPDMDFRKGEVLKLLLSLLKIACQHYGKLRSPFGTDTALGESDIPETSVAKLFAYAKRNGNQYSQYGALNQCVMNFPSEGQIRATASEVQNLLVSGRKIEALQCAQEGQLWGPALVLASQLGEQFYVETVKQMALLQLVAGSPLRTLCLLIAGQPKDVFVTGATAEATVPGAMNMPQQFAPSGANGMLDDWEENLAVITANRTKDDELVIIHLGDSLWRERSETTAAHICYLVAEANFESYSDTARLCLIGADHLKYPRTYASPEAIQRTEFYEYSKVLGNSQFMLLPFQPYKLIYAHMLAEVGKVSDSLKYCQTVLKSLKTGRAPEVETWKQLVLSLEERIRTHQQGGYAANLAPAKIVGKLLNFFDSTAHRVVGGLPPPAPTTLQGSVQTTDHYHQPMGPRVSASQSTMTMSSLMPSASMEPISEWAADGNRKTMPNRSVSEPDFGRSPRQVDSSKEATSSSAQAKAGGTSRFSRFGFGSQLLQKTVGLVLRPRSDRQAKLGESNKFYYDEKLKRWVEEGVEPPAEEAALPPPPTTAFQNGTPDYNLKSILKNEGSPPDRSPKFKKHASSENASGIPPIPTSSNQFSARGRMGVRARYVDTFNRGGGRPANSFQSPSFQSVKPAGAANTKIFIPAPAPASEQTMGAIAESINEDAAPNGNPSSSTITDPLQTTPSSSSISPMQRFPSMDDISNKRPMINGEGPHPPHSRRTASWSGNFNDSISPPKIGETKPLGEALGLSPSSSMTNGPSMMGMPTRGGSFGDGLHEVEL